One segment of Mycobacterium spongiae DNA contains the following:
- the pdxH gene encoding pyridoxamine 5'-phosphate oxidase produces MNDDAHIVEFDDEQLARMRGEYGPEKDGCGDLDFDWLDDGWLALLRRWMSDAQHAGVVEPNAMVLATVDDGKPVSRSVLCKSLDESGITFFTSYTSAKGDQLAAKPYASATFPWYELGRQAHVQGPVSKVSAGETLAYWSKRPRGAQLGAWASQQSRPVGSRAELDERLAAATRRFAEQDDIPVPPEWGGYRIAPEIVEFWQGRENRLHNRIRVVHGRLERLQP; encoded by the coding sequence ATGAACGACGATGCCCACATCGTCGAGTTCGATGACGAACAGCTAGCCAGGATGCGTGGGGAATACGGACCGGAGAAGGACGGCTGCGGCGACCTGGATTTTGACTGGCTCGACGACGGGTGGCTGGCGTTGCTTCGCCGATGGATGAGCGACGCACAGCACGCGGGCGTGGTGGAACCGAATGCGATGGTTCTCGCCACCGTCGACGATGGAAAACCGGTGAGCCGTTCGGTGCTCTGCAAGAGTTTGGACGAGTCGGGTATCACCTTCTTTACGAGCTACACGTCGGCGAAGGGCGACCAGCTCGCCGCGAAACCCTATGCGTCGGCTACTTTTCCGTGGTACGAGCTGGGTCGTCAGGCCCACGTGCAAGGCCCCGTCAGCAAAGTCAGCGCCGGAGAAACACTCGCCTATTGGTCCAAACGCCCGCGGGGTGCACAGCTGGGCGCGTGGGCATCACAGCAGTCGCGGCCGGTCGGTTCTCGCGCCGAGCTCGACGAGCGGCTTGCCGCAGCCACGCGTCGCTTTGCCGAACAAGACGACATCCCGGTACCTCCCGAGTGGGGCGGCTACCGAATAGCCCCCGAAATCGTGGAGTTCTGGCAGGGGCGAGAGAATCGGTTACACAACCGGATCCGCGTCGTCCATGGCCGCCTGGAGCGGTTGCAACCCTGA